The window gggggggatttggggagcagggattttggcccccagctcagccccctgTGCTTTCCCTCCATCCTGGGGCTGTCTCAGGATtgaggggagctgagggggattttggggacagggattttgccccccagctctgcttcccctgctctctcctggcagaggagctgccccGCAGCCTGCGCATCCTGGACCTGGCAGGGAACCAGTGCACCCAGCAGGAGGGGTACAGGTGGGGCACGAGGGGAGAAACAGCCCCCCCAAAAACCTGGGAGAGCCTCGGGGCGACCTGGTTGTGGCCTTTCAGTGCCTGCTGGAGGGCCGGGAAAGGGATTCTGGACAGAAGGGGAATGGGTTCGCATTGCCAGAGGGGATCTGGGGAAGGAATCCCtgggtgggatgggattcccagaggagctgtgggtgcccccgggtccctggcagtgccccggGACGGTTTGGGAAGTGGGATGTGTGTCACTGCATGGAACTGGaggggatttaaggtcccttccctcCCGAACCACTCCATGGAATATCAAACACAGCGTGGCCCTCCAAAGCCCAGGGACTGAATCCCTGCTCTCCAAACCCCAAGGATCTGAATCTTTCCACACTCCAAGGACTTGACTCTCTCCTCTCCAAACCCCAGGGATCTGTATCTCTCCTCTCCAAACCCCAAGGATCTGAATCTTTCCACACTCCAAGGACTTGactttctcctctccaaaccccAGGGATCTGAATCCCTGTTCTGCAAAGCCCAGGGATGTCAATCCCTGCTCAAACCCCAGGGATTTGACTCTCTCCTCTCCAAACCCCAGGGATTTGAATCTCTCCTCTCCCCCCTCAGCTCTGGGGGGCTGAGGCAGGACGGGACCCCCACTCCCagtcccacagctgcaggaaattTGGTTTTCCCTCCCATTTCCCCACAGGGACGGGGtgctggcagcgctgccccggctcctgcagctggactCCCAGCCCGTCCGGGCAAGCGCggccgaggaggaggaggaggagggaggaggaggctcctgcagcagcgaggatgaggaggatgaggacgAGGAGCTGCTGGCGGCGCTCAGGGCTCCCTTCACGGTGGACAGAGGtgcccgggggcggcggggacaCGCGGCACGGCgccggggctggcagtgccggctctgctggagctgccgtCCCTCCGGGCAGGTTTCCTGGGGGATCTGCGCCGGGAGctggcggggcgggcgcggctgCGGCGGGCgctgagcctggaggagcacCGGGCGCGCCTGGAGGAGCTGCGGGAGCTGCTGGGCGCGGGGCAGGGCGGCACAGCCCCaccgtgtccccagggctgccccggGGCTCCGCTGGCACCGCTGCGGGCACCCAGCGCCTCCAGCCAGCCCCCGggccaggctctgcagagagagagcCGTGCcggaggagggggaaatgggctGCAGGTACCCCAAACACCCTGCAGCAGTCAGGAATAAAGAGTTTATCCCCATCCCAGTCCGgcctggtgccaccatgaggggctggaaatggggaacctgtgccagaggagcaggaaaCGGGCTGCAGGTACCCCCaacaccctgcagcagcagcagtcaggAATAAAGAGTTTATCCCCATTCCAGTCCGgcctggtgccaccatgaggGGCTGGAAATGGGGAAAGCACACACAGTGGGGTGGGCAGGACCCCCAATCCCATATCCCATCTCccacatcccatatcccatatcccacatcccacatcccatatCCATATTCCATATCCCtcatcccatatcccatattccatatcccacatcccacatcccatatcccatatccctgCCTTTCCCCTCACACCCCATTCCAGCCTGAGCTCACTGCTCCAGGGCAAACCTTGGGCTGGCACCCAGGAAGagtcagggctgggctctgggaatGATTTGGGATTCCCTGTCCGTGACAAACACCACGGGGCACCCGAGCCCACCCACCTGTGGGGTTCAGCTGTAGAACTTCATCTCGGCCTCCACGCAGTCCAGGAAGAGGTCggccagctccccagggctggggctgacggtgccctgcagcagctcccgcatgccctgcaggccctgctgctccagctcctgcagcgtgcccagcagccgctggccccgctcctgcagggatcagggacGGGTCAGGGGGTCCGGGATGGGATCAGGGAGATCAGGGCTTGATCCCATTGCAGGGAGAGGTCAGGGAGATCTGGGGATCCGGAATGGGATCAGAGAGATCAGGGCTTGATCCCAttgcagggaggggctggagagatCAGGGTTTGATCCCATTGCAAGGTGAGGAAGGGTCTGCAAGATCTATGGGATCTGTGGGGTCTGTAGGatctgcagggtctgcaggATCCGTGGGGTGTTTGGGAtctgtgggctctgtggggtcTCTGGGAtctgtgggctctgtggggtcTCTGGGAtctgtgggctctgtggggtctctgggctctgtgggatctCTGGGATCTGCAGGGTCAGTGGGATCTATGGGAtctgtgggctctgtgggctctttgggctctgtgggctctgtggggtcTCTGGGATCTGCGGGGCCAGTGGGGTCTCTGTGATCTGTGGGCTCCGTGGGCTCCGTGGGGTctctgggggctctgtgggctctgtgggatctGCAGGGTGGATCTATGGGATCTGTGGGAtctgtgggctctgtgggctctgggctctgcgGGCTCTGCGGGATCCGCGGGGTGCGCGGTATACCGGGTCGCGCTCCATGAGCTCCAGCGCCGCCTGGTGCCGCCGGTACAGCTCGTGCCGCCGATCCACGGAGCTGCGGAACCGCGGGATCTGCCGGGCGGGGTCCTGCGGGAAGCTCGGCGAGCGCACCTGCGGCGCCGCCCGGACGCCGGCCACGAACACGAAGGGCTTGAACACGGACCTGGGGAGGGCCGGGGGTCACggagcggccccggggcagcgccgcGTCCCGTGTCCCGCGCCCGCCGCGGGCTGCGCTCACCGCGACGGGTCCGGCGTGCCCGTGAGGAAGTGCACGCAGGGCAGCGCGGGGTCGCGGGGCAGCACGGACACCATGCTGCCCGCCGTGCGGAACCCCGCGCTGTCCACGCAGATCCCGCCGGCCTTGTCCCGCAGGATGGACATCAGCGTCTCCTCCGTGATGTGACCTGCGGGCACAGGGACGGCTCAGCGCCGCCAGCCCGGCCCTGGGCAGCGGGGACACGCCGGGGTGGCAgtgggtggctctggggacacactggggtggctgtgggtgGCTGTCCCCACGCCAGGCCCTGTCCCCAGGAACTGGGGGTGTGCCAGCACAGATGCAACCCTTGGGGAGCCACGGGAccattcctgtccccatccctgtccccacctgaGTGCTGCCACTAGAGCTCCATGCCAGTGTGGAAGCAGCCCTTGGGGAGCCATGGATCAGTACGTCCATCCCTGTCCTGTCACCTTCCGTGTCACCatctccatcttgtccccatccccattcctgtccccatccctatCCCTGTTCTATCCCCCTTCCTGTCTCTATCGTGTTCCtatccctgtccttgtcctgtccccattccatcccatcccatccccatcccgacactgtccccacactgtccccatcccatccccatccccagcctgtccccatccctgtccccaccccgtCCCCACGCTGTCCCCACGCCATCCCCGCCCTGCCCCACCTGCGTGGCGCTGCAGCAGCTCCGTCCCCGCTCTCAgccgagccctggcagcctccATGCGCGGGGGCTCCTTCTCCAGGGAGAAGGCCCGGGCGAAGCTGAACTCGCCGTGCCCGCtccaccagccctggctgcgcgcccgctcccgcagccccgggtGCTCCACCGTGATCTCGCTGCCGATGCTCAGCTGGTTGGAGATGTTGCGGCTGCCCTCTGTGCCGGGGGGGCCCGGGGGTCACTCGGGGGGCTGTGAGACCCCGCCGGTGCCCCCCAAtgcccccggtgcccccggtgCCCGCTCACCGCGGATCCGCTGCACCGCCCAGTAGCGCCCGGCGGTCTCCAGCAGCCAGGCCTCGTTGCGGTCGGCCAGCAGGAAGGTGTTGTGGTACACGAAGGGCTCCGGCTGCTCCTTGCAGCTCCCGCCCTGCCCGTGGCGCTCCAGCAGCGCCGTCATCACCTCCAGGGCCTCCCGGGCCGAGCTGCCCCGCTCCAgacccagcctgtgccagcgGGGCCGTCAggcagagccggggctgggcacggggctgtcCTCACcgtggggacacagccagggctgggcacggggctgttCTCACCGTGGGGACAGAGccggggctgggcacggggctgtcCTCACCGTGGGGACAGAGccggggctgggcacggggctgtcCTCACCTTGGGGACAGAGccggggctgggcacggggctgtcCTCACcgtggggacacagccagggctgggcacggggctgtcCTCACcgtggggacacagccaggggctgggcacggggctgtcCTCACCGTGGGGACAGAGccggggctgggcacggggctgttCTCACCATCCTCAgcatcctcatcatcctcaccatggggacatggggacacggggctgtCCTCACCATCCTCATCACCCTCCCCCTCCTCACCTGACCAGGTCCATGCCCAGCAGCGCCTCGGCCTCGCCCAGCGGCTCGCGGGTCCACACGCCCTCGTTGCCCACGCAGACCCCGCAGTCGTTGGCGCCCATCTCGGCGCCCCAGAGCCAGGCGGGGCGGCTCAGCAGCACGGCGTGGGTGCGCTCGGCCTGCTCGATCTGCACGTACGTGCactgcggggacacggggggacacgggggacaccGGTGACACCGGCACGCCGAGTGCTCTCAgccaccctggcacacaggggtgACATGGACATGGAGGTGGCGCCTGGCACACTGAGCGCTCTGTCCCCGCAGccaccctggccctgcacacTCGGGGACACACTTGGGTGAGCTGGCACCGGGTGCTCTGTCCCCGCAGCCCCTTTGGCCCCAGCACGGCCTCACCTGGACCTTGTCCCCAGGCCGGTGGGTGGCGGCGGGGACATAGACGATCTCCTGCACCTCGTCCCGGGGCCGGTCGGCGTTCTTGGCGAAGATGACGGCGGGGAACGCCGTGTGCGGGGGCATGGCCACGAAGCAGTCGCAGGACGAGGGCACCGGGCCGTGCCCCGCCATCCTAAACCGGGTCAGGGCGGGCACCGAGGGCGATGTcagccccctgtccctgtcccggctgtgtccccagggtcccTCTGGGGTGGGCACGGAGGGGCTGACGTGGTCCCTGAACCCTGGGGGACATCAGCGACCCGATGGCGGGGTGACCCCCAGCACCCCGAGACCCCGCGGCTCCGCACCGACCGCAGCCCCGGGAACCGGGACCCCCGGCACCGACCGCAGCCCCGGGAACCGGGACCCCCAGCACCGACCGCAGCCCCGGGAACCGGGACCCCCGGCACCGACCGCGGACGGGAcccgctccctccctccctccctcccttcccgcGCCGGTAACCGGGACCCCGCGGGGCCCTCCCGTCCCCACGGACCTGCCGCCGCTTCCGCGCCTCCTCCGCCGCTgcccgggcccgccccggcccgccctgtccagccccggcccgcccTGTCCAGCCCGGCCGTGCGACGGCGGCGCCCGGTGGCCGGAGGCCGcacggcggcagcggcgggcaccggcaccggcaccgggatGGCACCAGGATGGCACCGGGATGGCACCGGCACTGGGAGCCGCGCGGGTCGGGGTGGGAATTCCCCAAAAGAACCCGGAGTCGGGGGTCCCAGCTTTCCTCCCCTGGGGCAGGAACGGTGTGCTGGGGGTTCCCGTGGGTCAGAGCCCCCCGTGGGTCAGAGCCCCCCGTGGGCAGCacccgcccggcccggggggcTCGGGATGGGACCCTCGGGGGGGCTCGGGCGGTCCCAGCCCGCGTCACCCCCACACCAGCGGCTCCCGGGGTCCCCCCGCGCTGGGAAGGCTTGGAGAgccgaggccaggctgggggaccCCTGAGCCCCTCGGTGGGGATGGTTTGGGGTCGGGATCCCACACCCCCGAGCCCCTTGGAATGAATGATTTGGGGTCGGGATTACGGACCCCTGGGTCCCTTGGTGAGGAAGGTTTGGGGTCGGGGTTCCCGACCCCCGAGCCCCTCGGCAGGGCCTATTTGGGGCCGAGTTTCCGAAGCCCTGAACCATTTGACGGGGCTGATTTGGGGTCGGGGTCTCGGAGCCCCGCGTCCtcgggcagggatggagccggAGAGCCGGAGCGTGGAAAACACGCGGCGTTTATTGCAgtacaaaacccaaaccccgcagccccgcagccTCTTCACAGCACACACGCTCCCCtggccgggccgggggctccATCCCCGGGAccgcccccagcccggggccCGGCGGTGCCTCCCAGCcccgggggcgggcgggggacGCGGCGGTtcggggcgcggggccgggatCCCCACGCCGCAGCAGGCTGGACTGGTTTCCCGGCCGCCGTCCCTCCCCGCCCGGTTTTACAGCCTTCATTGCCCCATCGCGGCAGGCAgagccccggggctgcgggggctgAGCGCACCTGGGGGGCTGAGCTCACCTGAGGGGCTGAGCACACCTGAGGGGTGGGGGCAGAGCTCACCTGGGGGGGCTGAGCAAACCTGGGGGGCTGAGCAAACCTGGGGAGTGGGGGCACAGCGCACCTGGGGGGCTGAGCGCACCTGGGGGG is drawn from Melospiza georgiana isolate bMelGeo1 chromosome 28, bMelGeo1.pri, whole genome shotgun sequence and contains these coding sequences:
- the LRRC46 gene encoding leucine-rich repeat-containing protein 46 produces the protein MAEQGDALCGAPEEPQPPGVTLSDSLISTRTRSAGPLPTGTLRLDRENISCIGKSRGQEGIHSLYLQQNQIEKLENLECFPNLRFLCLAGNRIQRVQNLQGLLQLSLLDLSHNLIQVLHTEELPRSLRILDLAGNQCTQQEGYRDGVLAALPRLLQLDSQPVRASAAEEEEEEGGGGSCSSEDEEDEDEELLAALRAPFTVDRGFLGDLRRELAGRARLRRALSLEEHRARLEELRELLGAGQGGTAPPCPQGCPGAPLAPLRAPSASSQPPGQALQRESRAGGGGNGLQSGLVPP
- the SCRN2 gene encoding secernin-2 is translated as MAGHGPVPSSCDCFVAMPPHTAFPAVIFAKNADRPRDEVQEIVYVPAATHRPGDKVQCTYVQIEQAERTHAVLLSRPAWLWGAEMGANDCGVCVGNEGVWTREPLGEAEALLGMDLVRLGLERGSSAREALEVMTALLERHGQGGSCKEQPEPFVYHNTFLLADRNEAWLLETAGRYWAVQRIREGSRNISNQLSIGSEITVEHPGLRERARSQGWWSGHGEFSFARAFSLEKEPPRMEAARARLRAGTELLQRHAGHITEETLMSILRDKAGGICVDSAGFRTAGSMVSVLPRDPALPCVHFLTGTPDPSRSVFKPFVFVAGVRAAPQVRSPSFPQDPARQIPRFRSSVDRRHELYRRHQAALELMERDPERGQRLLGTLQELEQQGLQGMRELLQGTVSPSPGELADLFLDCVEAEMKFYS